One genomic segment of Calditrichota bacterium includes these proteins:
- the nusB gene encoding transcription antitermination factor NusB — translation MVHTRRAARELALRALYAAELSGRSASEVLADPLVMRQVDGQLAEFIHRLVTLTLQHREELDAYIVAKSTNWDFARLAVIDKIVLRMAVCEFLHFEDIPPKVSIDEAIEISRKYSTEKSDKFVNGILDAVLNELQARDMIVKSGRGLLDHSPRAD, via the coding sequence CGGGCGGCACGGGAGTTGGCGCTCCGTGCCCTCTATGCTGCTGAACTGAGCGGCCGGAGTGCTTCCGAGGTGCTGGCTGATCCCCTGGTCATGCGCCAGGTTGACGGGCAGCTGGCGGAGTTCATCCACCGCCTCGTGACCTTGACCCTGCAACACCGCGAGGAGCTCGACGCGTACATCGTTGCCAAGAGTACCAACTGGGACTTTGCCCGGCTGGCAGTCATCGACAAAATTGTCCTGCGCATGGCCGTGTGCGAATTCCTCCACTTCGAGGACATCCCGCCCAAGGTGAGCATCGACGAGGCCATCGAGATCTCGCGCAAGTACAGCACCGAGAAGAGCGACAAGTTCGTCAATGGCATTCTGGACGCGGTGCTCAACGAGTTGCAGGCCCGCGACATGATCGTTAAGAGCGGGCGAGGCCTGTTAGACCATTCGCCCCGTGCGGATTGA